A single window of Armatimonadota bacterium DNA harbors:
- the hisIE gene encoding bifunctional phosphoribosyl-AMP cyclohydrolase/phosphoribosyl-ATP diphosphatase HisIE encodes MDPRALTYDDQGLVPVVVQDGRTGEVLMLAYANAEAVERTRLSGFAHFWSRTRNALWMKGETSGNRLRVRRILVDCDADALLYVVEPEGPTCHRGERTCFHRDLEGERAGSPAGILSDLAALIAHRAAHPVEGSYTSDLLRDHPARLREKIYEEAAEVARAAREEGRERLAEEAADLLYHLLVLLQRSGTAWEEVLDRLIQRRARGAPSGP; translated from the coding sequence ATGGACCCGCGGGCGCTGACGTACGACGATCAGGGATTGGTCCCCGTGGTGGTTCAGGACGGGCGGACGGGGGAAGTGCTCATGCTGGCCTACGCGAATGCAGAGGCCGTGGAGCGCACCCGGCTCAGCGGATTCGCCCACTTCTGGTCACGGACCCGGAACGCCCTGTGGATGAAGGGGGAGACCTCGGGGAACCGGCTGCGGGTGCGTCGGATCCTTGTGGACTGCGACGCGGATGCCCTCCTGTACGTGGTGGAGCCCGAGGGTCCTACCTGCCACCGGGGGGAACGTACCTGCTTCCACCGAGATCTGGAGGGAGAGCGGGCCGGTTCTCCAGCCGGCATCCTCTCGGACCTCGCCGCCCTCATCGCCCACCGGGCCGCACACCCCGTGGAGGGCTCGTACACCTCGGACCTGCTACGGGACCATCCCGCGCGGCTGCGGGAGAAGATCTACGAGGAAGCCGCGGAGGTGGCGCGGGCCGCGCGGGAAGAGGGGCGGGAGCGCCTCGCGGAGGAGGCCGCAGACCTCCTGTACCACCTGCTGGTACTCCTCCAGCGGAGCGGCACCGCATGGGAGGAGGTACTGGATCGGTTGATCCAACGCCGCGCTCGGGGAGCTCCCTCGGGCCCATAG
- a CDS encoding metallophosphatase family protein codes for MRYAILSDIHANLDALEAVLRDLQGQGVDRVVCLGDFVGYGPEPNECVEHLRPRLHLALVGNHDLAAIGRLSSERFNIFARVAIEWTRQRLAPSVRAYLASLPARAEGDDLLFVHGSPRDPVEEYVLDPVTADENFRSEPFAICFFGHSHLPVWFLYDGARTVMRHLPPNAPVHLEEGMRHLVNVGSVGQPRDGDPRAAYLIYDAGARTVELRRLVYPIEVVQRKMQAAELPRPLWARLAEGR; via the coding sequence ATGCGGTACGCCATCCTCTCCGACATCCATGCGAACCTGGACGCCCTGGAGGCGGTGCTGCGGGATCTCCAGGGACAGGGGGTGGACCGCGTAGTGTGCCTGGGGGATTTCGTGGGCTACGGGCCGGAACCCAACGAGTGCGTGGAACACCTCCGCCCCCGGCTGCACCTAGCCCTGGTGGGCAACCACGATCTGGCGGCCATTGGGCGGCTGAGCTCCGAGCGGTTCAACATTTTCGCCCGCGTGGCCATCGAGTGGACCCGTCAGCGACTGGCACCGTCCGTCCGCGCATACCTCGCTTCCCTCCCTGCCCGGGCGGAGGGGGATGACCTTCTGTTCGTCCACGGAAGCCCCCGGGACCCCGTGGAGGAGTATGTCCTCGATCCCGTGACCGCGGACGAGAACTTCCGGTCAGAGCCCTTTGCGATCTGCTTTTTCGGGCACTCCCATCTGCCCGTGTGGTTCCTCTATGACGGCGCTCGCACCGTCATGCGCCACCTTCCTCCGAACGCTCCCGTACATCTGGAGGAGGGGATGCGACACCTGGTGAATGTGGGGAGCGTGGGACAGCCCAGGGACGGGGATCCCAGAGCCGCCTACCTCATCTATGACGCGGGGGCCCGGACCGTGGAGCTCCGGCGGCTTGTGTATCCCATTGAAGTGGTGCAGCGGAAGATGCAGGCCGCGGAACTCCCCCGGCCTCTATGGGCACGTCTGGCGGAGGGGCGCTAG
- a CDS encoding cob(I)yrinic acid a,c-diamide adenosyltransferase, with translation MRIYTRTGDRGQTALWGGERVWKDHPRVEAYGTVDELCSVLGIVRRLLPGGELPEWFGRIQDTLYGIAAELAAPRPEEGRTPRLAGEFVEELERWIDRMSADLPPLRSFVLPGGTEAGAWLHLARAVARRAERRVVALARQEPLNPEILRYLNRLSDLLFVAARWVNLRAGVPERPWPPEPRP, from the coding sequence ATGCGGATCTATACCCGCACGGGAGATCGGGGGCAGACGGCCCTGTGGGGAGGCGAACGGGTGTGGAAGGACCATCCCCGGGTGGAGGCATACGGGACCGTGGACGAGCTGTGCAGCGTCCTCGGTATCGTGCGCAGGTTGCTGCCCGGAGGGGAGCTCCCGGAATGGTTCGGACGGATCCAGGATACCCTCTACGGCATCGCGGCGGAGCTGGCGGCGCCGCGCCCGGAGGAGGGACGGACTCCCCGCCTGGCGGGGGAGTTCGTGGAGGAGCTGGAGCGCTGGATTGATCGGATGAGCGCGGATCTGCCTCCGCTCCGATCCTTCGTCCTCCCCGGAGGGACGGAGGCGGGCGCGTGGCTCCACCTGGCCCGGGCGGTGGCCCGGCGGGCGGAGCGACGGGTGGTGGCCCTGGCCCGCCAGGAGCCCCTCAATCCGGAGATCCTCCGCTACCTGAACCGGCTGAGCGACCTCCTGTTCGTGGCCGCCCGGTGGGTGAACCTCCGGGCAGGTGTACCGGAACGTCCCTGGCCCCCCGAGCCCCGGCCCTGA
- a CDS encoding metalloregulator ArsR/SmtB family transcription factor, producing MGREILLSPPRTEPHLRVEASPVYDFLAALFVVHHHGRSLEFDVPEEWIRRARRALGPCLLRDLARFAGPRAFFLSLVTLLDRRVAEASVPAFVDQVARLPAEELVLLLLTSTPAARPARPYLCEVLTARPGPVRTALRRFGQAFPEELGRREAVALARRDPREVQEGLVRLLQHFYREAYAPEEDRILPLLQKDAARKRERARRLAPQAFVEEATGGLVLDPTAVSEVVVAPSHFVRPYNLVVDHGGIRTYITPLTAEATPDTLEAIRRVAKALADHSRLRILRLLAERAMYTQQIAEALGTSHVTVLHHLAVLRAARLIRVVERQQTRWYTLHPGALESLLTHLRALLPPPSAQTGNPS from the coding sequence ATGGGCCGGGAGATCCTGCTCTCCCCGCCTCGTACGGAGCCGCACCTCCGGGTAGAGGCCTCCCCTGTGTACGATTTCCTGGCTGCCCTCTTCGTGGTCCACCACCACGGGCGGTCCCTGGAGTTCGATGTTCCGGAGGAGTGGATCCGACGGGCCCGCCGGGCGCTAGGTCCCTGCTTGCTCCGGGACCTAGCGCGGTTTGCGGGTCCGAGGGCTTTCTTTCTCTCCCTGGTGACCCTTCTGGATCGCCGCGTGGCGGAGGCCAGCGTGCCGGCCTTTGTGGATCAGGTGGCCCGGTTGCCCGCGGAGGAGCTCGTGCTCCTGCTGCTCACGAGCACCCCCGCTGCCCGCCCGGCCAGGCCGTACCTGTGCGAGGTGCTGACCGCCCGGCCTGGCCCTGTCCGAACCGCCCTGCGGCGGTTCGGGCAGGCCTTTCCGGAGGAGCTGGGGCGGCGGGAGGCGGTGGCCCTGGCCCGTCGGGATCCCCGGGAGGTGCAGGAGGGACTGGTGCGGCTCTTGCAGCACTTCTACCGGGAGGCCTACGCTCCGGAGGAAGACCGGATCCTCCCCCTATTGCAGAAAGATGCCGCGCGCAAGCGGGAGCGTGCACGGCGCCTTGCGCCCCAAGCGTTCGTAGAGGAGGCCACGGGAGGCCTCGTCCTGGATCCCACGGCGGTGTCCGAGGTGGTCGTGGCCCCCTCCCATTTCGTGCGGCCCTACAACCTCGTGGTGGATCACGGGGGCATCCGCACGTACATTACCCCCCTCACCGCGGAAGCGACCCCGGACACCCTGGAAGCGATCCGGCGGGTGGCAAAGGCGCTCGCGGACCACTCCCGCCTTCGGATCCTGCGTCTGCTGGCGGAACGGGCCATGTACACCCAGCAGATCGCCGAGGCCCTGGGCACAAGCCACGTTACCGTGCTCCACCACCTGGCCGTCCTGCGGGCCGCGCGGCTCATCCGGGTGGTGGAGCGTCAGCAGACCCGCTGGTATACCTTGCATCCAGGGGCTCTCGAATCCCTCCTCACCCACCTGCGGGCGCTCCTGCCGCCCCCTTCCGCGCAGACCGGGAATCCCTCCTGA